One Thauera sp. K11 DNA window includes the following coding sequences:
- a CDS encoding 3-carboxyethylcatechol 2,3-dioxygenase yields MSALLQCLSHTPLKGYFDPDAAVVQEVDGLVARLRGEVEAFDPDVIYLFWPDHLNGFFLDTMPQFCIGMAAESVGDYQTTAGPLDVPRELAEACANAVVDAGIDLAFSYRMQVDHGCAQPLEELTGALARYPVVPIFINSVAPPVVRTRRARLLGEAVGRFARERGQRALFIGSGGLSHNPPVPQMATATDPAVIERLINNRNPSKEARDARQARTIAAAEAFTAGTGTLHPLNAEWDRRLMARLAARDWAALDAYRNEDITADAGGSAHEAKTWVAAVAAMDAACAGAWKAEERYYREIPEWIAGFGALTGRSD; encoded by the coding sequence ATGAGCGCCCTGCTGCAGTGCCTGTCGCACACCCCGCTGAAGGGCTACTTCGATCCCGACGCGGCGGTGGTGCAGGAGGTCGACGGGCTGGTGGCGCGCCTGCGCGGCGAGGTCGAAGCCTTCGATCCGGACGTCATCTACCTGTTCTGGCCCGATCACCTGAACGGCTTCTTCCTCGACACCATGCCGCAGTTCTGCATCGGCATGGCGGCCGAGTCGGTCGGCGACTACCAGACCACCGCCGGGCCGCTCGACGTGCCGCGCGAACTCGCCGAGGCATGCGCCAACGCGGTGGTGGATGCCGGCATCGACCTCGCCTTCTCCTACCGCATGCAGGTGGACCACGGCTGCGCGCAGCCGCTGGAAGAACTCACCGGCGCGCTGGCCCGCTACCCGGTGGTGCCCATCTTCATCAACTCGGTGGCGCCGCCCGTCGTGAGGACGCGCCGCGCCCGCCTGCTGGGCGAGGCGGTCGGCCGCTTCGCGCGCGAGCGGGGCCAGCGTGCGCTCTTCATCGGCTCGGGCGGGCTGTCGCACAACCCGCCGGTGCCGCAGATGGCCACCGCCACCGACCCGGCGGTGATCGAGCGCCTGATCAACAACCGCAACCCCTCCAAGGAAGCGCGCGACGCCCGCCAGGCGCGCACGATCGCCGCCGCCGAGGCTTTCACCGCCGGCACCGGCACGCTGCATCCGCTCAATGCCGAGTGGGACCGCCGGCTGATGGCACGGCTCGCCGCGCGCGACTGGGCGGCGCTGGACGCCTACCGCAACGAGGACATCACCGCCGATGCCGGCGGTTCGGCGCACGAGGCCAAGACCTGGGTGGCGGCGGTGGCGGCGATGGATGCCGCCTGCGCCGGCGCCTGGAAGGCTGAAGAACGCTACTACCGCGAAATCCCCGAATGGATCGCCGGCTTCGGCGCGCTGACCGGCCGGTCCGACTAG
- the mhpA gene encoding bifunctional 3-(3-hydroxy-phenyl)propionate/3-hydroxycinnamic acid hydroxylase MhpA has product MTEARQFDADVIVVGAGPVGLSLASMLGLHGVKTILLERGDELIDYPRAVGMDDECLRTLQGIGMAEAVLPHLTPYHWMRFVTGSGRCFASIEPRTDEFGWSRRNAFNQPLVDRVLLDGLQRFSNVEARLGSDVMRFEQDADGVTLDVKRTDGSTYSLRSRWLVGSDGGRSPIRTALNVGFGGFTDTSKWLVVDVRNDPLGVPNIYLHCDPSRPYVSVALPDSIRRFEFMIFENESEEEMTQPHSMAMLMAKVLPPGVDPNSLDYIRKRVYTHNARIADRWKVGRVMLAGDAAHIMPVWQGQGYNTGMRDAANLGWKLAYVVKGIASEKLLETYQLERPPHAKAMIDLSVTAGRIFSPRNRWVVAARDFATWALNLVPPLKRYFTEMRFKPMPKYEDGLVVRESEINAEASIGQLLCQIARKTPLARFVPAAASGKKDDSPVGKLFIQPRVRTRDGEVKLLDDVLGSGFALVCWGVDPSFWLDQRSRDVLAALGARIITAKPVVQIHRDKDIGPDAIVVGDEQMRLKEWFGSHSGAVAVIRPDRFVAGLAYPAKINELLVQVADKMGLNVKQGAA; this is encoded by the coding sequence ATGACTGAAGCCCGCCAATTCGATGCCGACGTGATCGTCGTCGGCGCCGGCCCGGTCGGCCTGAGCCTGGCCAGCATGCTCGGCCTGCACGGCGTGAAGACCATCCTGCTCGAGCGCGGCGATGAGCTGATCGACTACCCCCGCGCCGTCGGCATGGACGACGAATGCCTGCGCACGCTGCAGGGCATCGGCATGGCCGAGGCGGTGCTGCCGCACCTGACGCCCTACCACTGGATGCGCTTCGTCACCGGGAGCGGCCGCTGCTTCGCGTCCATCGAACCGCGCACCGACGAGTTCGGCTGGTCGCGCCGCAACGCCTTCAACCAGCCGCTGGTCGACCGCGTGCTGCTCGACGGCCTGCAGCGCTTTTCCAACGTCGAAGCGCGCCTGGGCAGCGACGTGATGCGCTTCGAGCAGGATGCGGACGGCGTCACGCTGGACGTCAAGCGCACCGACGGCTCGACGTACTCGCTGCGCAGCCGCTGGCTGGTGGGCAGCGACGGCGGCCGCAGCCCGATCCGCACCGCGCTCAACGTCGGCTTCGGCGGCTTCACCGACACCTCCAAGTGGCTGGTGGTGGACGTGCGCAACGACCCGCTGGGCGTGCCCAACATCTACCTGCACTGCGACCCGTCGCGCCCCTACGTGTCGGTGGCGCTGCCGGATTCGATCCGCCGCTTCGAGTTCATGATCTTCGAGAACGAATCCGAAGAGGAAATGACCCAGCCGCACAGCATGGCCATGCTGATGGCCAAGGTGCTGCCGCCGGGCGTGGACCCGAACAGCCTCGACTACATCCGCAAGCGCGTCTACACCCACAACGCGCGCATCGCCGACCGCTGGAAGGTGGGCCGCGTGATGCTGGCGGGCGACGCCGCGCACATCATGCCGGTGTGGCAGGGCCAGGGCTACAACACCGGCATGCGCGACGCCGCCAACCTGGGCTGGAAGCTCGCCTACGTGGTGAAGGGCATCGCCTCCGAGAAGCTGCTCGAAACCTACCAGCTCGAGCGCCCGCCGCACGCCAAGGCGATGATCGACCTGTCGGTGACCGCCGGCCGCATCTTCTCGCCGCGCAACCGCTGGGTGGTGGCGGCGCGCGACTTCGCCACCTGGGCGCTGAACCTGGTGCCGCCGCTCAAGCGCTACTTCACCGAGATGCGCTTCAAGCCGATGCCCAAGTACGAAGACGGCCTGGTGGTGCGCGAATCCGAGATCAACGCCGAAGCCTCGATCGGCCAGTTGCTGTGCCAGATCGCCAGGAAGACGCCGCTGGCCCGCTTCGTGCCCGCCGCCGCAAGCGGCAAGAAGGACGACTCGCCGGTCGGCAAGCTCTTCATCCAGCCCAGGGTGCGCACCCGCGACGGCGAGGTGAAGCTGCTCGACGACGTGCTCGGCAGCGGCTTCGCGCTGGTGTGCTGGGGCGTGGATCCGAGCTTCTGGCTCGACCAGCGCAGCCGCGACGTCCTCGCCGCGCTGGGCGCGCGCATCATCACTGCCAAGCCGGTCGTGCAGATCCACCGCGACAAGGACATCGGTCCGGACGCCATCGTCGTCGGCGACGAGCAGATGCGGCTGAAGGAATGGTTCGGCAGCCATTCCGGCGCGGTGGCGGTGATCCGCCCCGACCGCTTCGTCGCCGGCCTCGCCTACCCGGCGAAGATCAACGAACTGCTCGTCCAGGTGGCCGACAAGATGGGCCTGAACGTCAAGCAGGGAGCCGCGTGA
- a CDS encoding DNA-binding transcriptional regulator produces MRPRTDAEYSTVRSLVRGLDLLCALNRHEKGRASLTQLANGTGLHRTTVRRLLETLIEQGYVRRSESDDRYVLALKVRSLAEGFTDDERVSSVAGPVLADLLQQVRWPSDLCTPDGGAMLIRESTHRFSALSFNPAMVGTHLPMLITAAGRAYFSYCPDEEREALLALLRQDPVQGKLATDRRFVDNLVEQTRARGYSSNEGDWAAERKMGAIAVPVFEGGRVAATINVIYLSRAISHAEAAERYLPALHGASRQIEAALARP; encoded by the coding sequence ATGCGCCCGCGCACCGATGCCGAATACAGTACCGTGCGCAGCCTGGTCCGTGGCCTGGACCTGCTGTGCGCGTTGAACAGGCACGAGAAGGGCCGTGCCTCGCTGACCCAGCTCGCCAACGGCACCGGCCTGCACCGCACCACGGTGCGGCGGCTGCTGGAAACGCTGATCGAGCAGGGCTACGTGCGGCGCAGCGAATCTGACGACCGCTACGTGCTGGCGCTGAAGGTGCGCTCGCTGGCGGAAGGCTTCACCGACGACGAGCGCGTGTCGTCGGTGGCCGGGCCGGTGCTCGCCGACCTGCTGCAGCAGGTGCGCTGGCCGTCGGACCTGTGCACGCCCGACGGCGGCGCGATGCTGATCCGGGAATCCACGCACCGCTTCAGCGCGCTGTCGTTCAATCCGGCGATGGTGGGCACGCACCTGCCGATGCTGATCACCGCCGCCGGCCGCGCCTATTTCAGCTACTGCCCCGACGAGGAGCGCGAGGCCCTGCTCGCGCTGCTGCGGCAGGACCCGGTGCAGGGCAAGCTCGCCACCGACCGGCGCTTCGTCGACAACCTCGTCGAACAGACGCGCGCCCGCGGCTACAGCTCCAACGAAGGCGACTGGGCGGCCGAACGCAAGATGGGCGCGATCGCGGTGCCGGTGTTCGAGGGCGGCCGGGTGGCGGCGACCATCAACGTCATCTACCTGAGCCGCGCCATTTCCCATGCGGAAGCGGCCGAACGCTACCTGCCGGCGCTGCACGGCGCCAGCCGGCAGATCGAGGCGGCGCTGGCCCGGCCGTAG
- a CDS encoding extracellular catalytic domain type 2 short-chain-length polyhydroxyalkanoate depolymerase: MRALALPRHALALGLVAGALALPAVATPPLPALDIDVGQTSVSGISSGGFMTVQFQVVHSSIVKGAGVIAGGPYDCSQGEVMRAVAQCSCTGEPAVSCKVTPTSANAPALAAEARARADKGLIDPTDNLARQRILTISGAKDTLVPPAIADQLSAFYAALGVPAANLSAVRLPDAGHTMPTSGYGLACDKETEPYIGKCGYDSAGQILGWIYGPLKPPGDKPAGRFVEFDQGTYLPRDGGIAFGWSTGLDRTGWAYVPDSCARGEKCRVHIALHGCKQGQSYLPLRRPPGGGLYNGTLFVKNTGYDRWADNNHIVVLYPQAVSIPFRNPNGCWDWWGYTGDDYATRKGVQIRTLRAMVDGLAAGAR; the protein is encoded by the coding sequence ATGCGTGCCTTGGCCCTTCCCCGCCACGCCCTGGCGCTCGGCCTCGTCGCCGGCGCACTCGCCCTGCCGGCCGTCGCCACCCCGCCGCTGCCGGCCCTCGACATCGACGTGGGCCAGACCTCGGTGTCGGGCATCTCGTCCGGCGGCTTCATGACGGTGCAGTTCCAGGTGGTGCATTCGTCCATCGTCAAGGGCGCCGGCGTCATCGCCGGCGGACCGTACGACTGTTCCCAGGGCGAGGTGATGCGGGCGGTGGCGCAATGCTCCTGCACCGGCGAGCCGGCGGTGTCGTGCAAGGTCACGCCGACGAGCGCCAACGCGCCGGCGCTGGCGGCGGAAGCCAGGGCCCGGGCGGACAAGGGGCTCATCGACCCGACGGACAACCTGGCCAGGCAGCGCATCCTCACCATCTCGGGCGCCAAGGACACCCTGGTGCCGCCCGCCATCGCCGACCAGTTGTCCGCCTTCTACGCCGCCCTGGGCGTGCCCGCCGCCAACCTGTCGGCGGTCCGGCTGCCCGACGCCGGACACACGATGCCGACGTCCGGCTACGGCCTCGCCTGCGACAAGGAGACCGAGCCCTACATCGGCAAGTGCGGCTACGACAGCGCGGGCCAGATCCTGGGCTGGATCTACGGCCCGCTGAAGCCGCCGGGCGACAAGCCGGCCGGCCGCTTCGTCGAGTTCGACCAGGGCACCTACCTGCCCAGGGACGGCGGCATCGCCTTCGGCTGGAGCACCGGCCTGGACAGGACCGGCTGGGCCTACGTGCCGGACAGTTGCGCACGGGGCGAGAAATGCCGGGTGCACATCGCGCTGCACGGCTGCAAGCAGGGCCAGAGCTACCTGCCGCTGCGCCGGCCGCCGGGCGGCGGCCTCTACAATGGCACGCTGTTCGTCAAGAACACCGGCTACGACCGCTGGGCCGACAACAACCACATCGTCGTGCTGTACCCGCAGGCGGTGTCCATCCCGTTCCGCAACCCCAACGGCTGCTGGGACTGGTGGGGCTACACCGGCGACGACTACGCCACCCGCAAGGGCGTGCAGATCCGCACGCTGCGCGCGATGGTCGACGGGCTGGCGGCCGGCGC
- a CDS encoding ABC transporter substrate-binding protein — protein sequence MTTTRIKTFAALTLALAAGQALADINVGVVFSLTGPAASLGAETKKAIELMPATLGKEKINYIVLDDATDPTNAVKNAKKLIGENKVDAIIGPNLITNALAMADVANGEKVAMLSIAPVDVAPEKRQWVFRVEPAAEVMIGRVVEDMKAKGVKSVGFIGFSDSWGELGLKALTRTTEAAGIKIVATERYARTDTSVTGQALKVLAAKPDAVFIGASGTPAALPQATLRERGYKGPIYQSHAVANKEFLRVGGKAVEGARLPVAPVLVAEQLPDGHPNKQSGVAFLQKLEGKLGPDSRSTFAGASWDAWLLLEGAMTAALKTAQPGTPAFREGVRAALEKTSGLVGANGTYTMSAEDHGGYDPKAVVLIEVAGGKWQLVK from the coding sequence ATGACCACCACCCGCATCAAGACCTTTGCCGCCCTCACGCTGGCCCTGGCCGCAGGCCAGGCCCTCGCCGACATCAACGTCGGCGTCGTGTTCTCGCTCACCGGCCCCGCGGCCTCGCTCGGCGCCGAGACGAAGAAGGCGATCGAACTGATGCCCGCGACGCTGGGCAAGGAAAAGATCAACTACATCGTCCTCGACGACGCCACCGACCCGACCAACGCGGTCAAGAACGCGAAGAAGCTGATCGGCGAGAACAAGGTGGACGCCATCATCGGCCCCAACCTGATCACCAACGCGCTGGCGATGGCCGACGTCGCCAACGGGGAAAAGGTCGCCATGCTGTCGATCGCGCCGGTCGACGTCGCGCCGGAGAAGCGCCAGTGGGTGTTCCGCGTCGAACCCGCGGCCGAGGTGATGATCGGCCGCGTGGTCGAGGACATGAAGGCCAAGGGCGTGAAGAGCGTCGGCTTCATCGGCTTCTCCGACTCCTGGGGCGAACTGGGCCTGAAAGCGCTCACCAGGACGACGGAAGCGGCCGGCATCAAGATCGTCGCCACCGAGCGCTACGCCCGCACCGACACCTCCGTCACCGGCCAGGCGCTGAAGGTGCTGGCGGCCAAGCCCGACGCGGTCTTCATCGGCGCTTCCGGCACCCCGGCCGCGCTGCCGCAGGCCACGCTGCGCGAGCGCGGCTACAAGGGCCCGATCTACCAGTCGCACGCCGTCGCCAACAAGGAATTCCTGCGCGTGGGCGGCAAGGCCGTCGAGGGCGCGCGCCTGCCGGTGGCGCCGGTGCTGGTCGCCGAGCAACTGCCCGACGGCCATCCCAACAAGCAGAGCGGCGTCGCCTTCCTGCAGAAGCTCGAAGGCAAGCTCGGCCCGGATTCGCGCTCGACCTTCGCCGGTGCGTCGTGGGACGCCTGGCTGCTGCTCGAAGGCGCGATGACGGCGGCGCTGAAGACCGCCCAGCCGGGCACCCCGGCGTTCCGCGAAGGCGTGCGCGCCGCGCTGGAAAAGACCTCCGGGCTGGTCGGCGCCAACGGCACCTACACCATGAGCGCCGAAGACCACGGCGGCTACGACCCGAAGGCGGTCGTGCTGATCGAGGTCGCGGGCGGCAAATGGCAACTCGTCAAGTGA